Within Carettochelys insculpta isolate YL-2023 chromosome 21, ASM3395843v1, whole genome shotgun sequence, the genomic segment ACAGTACTCTCATTTCAAAGGCTCAGGGTTTTTCTGGTTTGCCAGCACCACAAAGCAGCTGCACCTTCTCAAATAAATTCACAAGAGCTGCTGAACCACTCTGGGTTCAATAAGGTCTGTTGGCAGGAAAAGGTATATATGCGGTACACATTGCCAACATTAAGTGCAGTCCATTGAACACGCATTGCATTTCCTCTCTGCGCTGGGAAAAAGTTATTGCTCTTAATCTAGACCCACTTGAGCAAACCCAGGCAAAGCAACAGACACAGGAATGCTTGTGAGAATACAGCCAAGTGTCTGAGCTGGTTTTCATGGTAGTAACAGCTCAACAGAGCAGCAATGCTCAACATTATGGTCAGCACCCACGGGAGTTGGACAGAATCTGCCATCCCCCAGTCACATCCACAGATTTCAAGCAGAATGTGTTCAACTGCCTTCAAGATCTTTCCTGGTGCTGATGCCGTACTGGTGAGTGAGTCAGAGGAATACACAGCAGACAAGGGTCTAAGAAAGGGAACTTTAATTGCACTTTACAACCAAAAGCCGCGGTACGCTGAAGAGCAAGCATCAGGAGATTTTCTTGAAACCAGCGACTCCTGGTCAGAGCAACAGGGACGAGCAGCCTCACTCCCCGAATAGTCACAGAGACTCTGTTTCCCAGAGGCTCCGCCTCTctctccaccagaaggacttgcTGCAATCCTGAACACAAGGCGAGGTAGTTCTCAAACCTGGAGGTATTTTGTCTGAACCAATCACACTGGCTCCACGCAAAGCTCAGTGGCAGTTGGCAAGGCTACACTCGCCCTACACACAAGGGAGCGTCCCTGCAGAAGGAAGGACCACATTGGGAATTGCAGTGACACAAGAGCAATTCAGACAGGATCTAAGGAGATTTCCAAGACGGCCCCATCTATGCTGTTGGGTGCAGCAGCAATCCCCAAATTCAGGAGTCATCCCATCCTCTCCTCCAGAGCTGTAAAGCTCCAGCAGTGACAAAACCTTCTCCAGTGGTGGTCCCCTAGCAGAAATGACCCATTAGATCCAGCTACTGGGAAAAAGATGCTACTTCTTGGGCTGAGGCAGAAATTCTGTGCCAGACAGGCTAAGAGATGATCTCAGGCCTTAGCAAACAGCTCCCAGGGACAGCTAGGTTTGTAAACTCCTTATCTTTATGCACATGACTGGTCCAGAAAGATTGTCCATCCCAAAATCTCAGGCCAGGGCCTGCAACCTTTTTTTCCCATCAGAGCTGCTGCTACAAGAGACTGCACAACCTCAGGGTACTTCACCTCAGTATCAGAGCCATTTAAAGACAAAGAAAACTCAGCCTACTCCCTACTCCATTTTTGGGGCCCTTAGTCAAAACACTCTGTCAAACTCGGTCTGATTGGTTGCGGCCGGATTCCTGCCCTGAttggctggctgctgtggcatGTGTCCGCCTCTTCTCCTGGGTGGAGCCAGGTATTCAAACATTGATTGATTGTGAGTGGAGAGCATGTTCTTGAGATCAGAGGGCATCGGATCTGACCAAAAGAAGTCGTGATTCAGGGCGTCATCACTGTCTATTCTTTGGGTAGGATCCAGAACAAGCAGTTTGTCTATAAGATCCAGAGCATATGGATCTTTGACATAGGCTTTCAGGCGATCTTTAACCTTGCGCTTTTGGCCCTTGGGCAGGTCCATTTTCTGGTAGAGCTCATACTTATCCACATTCGGCCAAACCTAGGGTGCATAGAAGGGAGATGAACCTTAGTGAGAGGACAGTCAAGCCATTTTACACACACTGTTGATAGCCTTACTTAATCCCACATGCAAGCTGCATTCAGCTGTAGCGGAGAAACAAACTAAGCAGTTATTTCACCATTCACCCCTTAGGATCTCACGATAACCACTAGGGATTTTACTCATGCAGTCCAACGCAAAATGCATTAATGTGCTTGGGAGATGTGCAGCAATATAAAACCCTAAGTCAGATAATGCACTTGGAGacacagagagaaaagaaatcagAGAGAGAAATCTACTTGTGTCCCTTTACGCTCGTATGATACCCTAATGCTCAAAGGCCTCAGATAGCAGCTGTACAGTAACATGGACTAGTCAAGTATGAGAATGCACAAAAGCAAAAGCCTACCAAATAGGTGCTGTGTCAATTTAAGCTTTCATCCCAGCAGAGCTCAGAGTTCTCTGCCAACAcaccctctccttccccatcAGTCCAGCTCTGGGTGGAAAATGGCAAGTGTTTATTTCAAAGGGGTGTTACATTCACCTACACACAAGTCAAGGTCACAGGCTGATGGCCTGGAGCTCAGCATCCTATTTATCCACATCACACATAtagtcaggcagcagcagtgtAAAGCTATCTACCACACCCTCCTGTGCCACAACCCTGGCCTGAAGGAACCGGCTCTAGGAGGTCAAACGCAATGACTGATTCCAGACACTGGCCTCTCTCCTGAGAAACCAGAGCCAAACATGGTGGTGTTCTGAGGAAGACTGGATAACCAGCAACAACGGCCCCAGGGCCCAAATTCGTTTCACACAGACCTCTCAATAGCCGCAAGATGGCGGCAAATCAATCAGCGTGATGGGTGCCAGGTACCAGACAGATTCAGACCCAGCACTTAGAAGTGGAAGcgccctctcccttcctccctactAGTGAAGTAACAGGTCATGACCAACCCCCATATTATTTACATGGTCGCTAGCTAGGACTGCGCTGTGGCCAAAGCACAGCACTGGAAGCTGAGAGAGGTGGGTTCAATCCTCTGGTCTCTCACTGCCTTGTTGAGAGACCCTGAGTCAACAACTTCAGCtcagtgtctcagtttcccccgcTGTACAAGAGGGACGACACTCACCTCAGGGGGAGCAAGGCCAAAGTCGTTATCTCTCTCTGGTGGATGTGCAGGCACAGGCCAGTGTAACGTTCTGGATAGTCAACATGCCTGGTACCTCACAAGGCACACCTTGGGCACCCCTCTGCCCATGCTTAGGGCATAAGGGGCATCCCTTTAAGGCGAGATAGTTAAATTACTTGCTCAaggtcccccagcagcaggacatCATCTCAGGACTCCGGGCTTCCAAGGCCAGCTCTGTAACGTGCCACTGCCGTTTCCCATAGGTGCTGCATTGCCCTGCGTCAGGGCTCTTACCTCTGGGGTGATGGAGCCACAGAGCTGGCTGATGAGAGTGAGCTGGTGCTGCTCCGTGTTCCCCTGCATGATGGGGCTGCGAGTCCACATCTCTGCCATgatgcagcctgcaccccagagaTCAATGGGGGGGCCATAATCCCGTTCCCCTAAAGAGAGCGACaccaggttagacaaacagccTCTGATAGCAACATGCTCCTCAAAGAGCTTTGCACGGCCCCGACTGAGAGAACAAACAGAAAAGGGGACAGGGGAATGAAAAGCCAGAGGGTGGGAGAATTCACTGCGCCATTTCTCCTGCAGCCAAATCTCCCACTTACCTAAGAGGAGCTCCGGAGGCCGATACCACAGAGTCACCACCCGGTTGGTGTAGCGGTTGGGCTGACTGTTTTTGGCCAGGCTGAAGGCTCGAGCCAAGCCAAAGTCTGCCAGTTTCAGGACCCCATCTCGGGTGATCAGTACGTTGGCCGCTTTCATATCCCGGTGCAAGATCTGTGTGAAGAAGGTAACTGAAAGTGAAGACGCTAAGTCATCAGCTGCTGGGTCCAGGTATCTCCGCCTTCGagatccccagcagcaggaaggtgAATGGGGCACAAATCGGACCCCAGGAAAGAAACCTTAGAAAGTCTAGGATCGGACCTGGGTGCATGCCTCAGAAAACAAACCCACTGGGAACATGGAGCTGGCTGGAAGGGGCAGTTACGCCTAGAACTGGTGGAAGATATTGCAGCCACACTCCTGCCGTTCACAGGACAGACAGAACACAGGCAGCAGCGTGACAAATATGCCCGTATCAGCTACCGTGCCTCACTCCTGACCTCGGGAACAAGGGCAAATTGAGATTACACAGTCCAGCCAGGCTTGGCCCCTCAGGTTAGCAGTCACAGCACAGCTATGCACTAGATCCCGG encodes:
- the CDK9 gene encoding cyclin-dependent kinase 9, encoding MAKQYDTVECPFCDEVSKYEKLAKIGQGTFGEVFKAKHRQTGKKVALKKVLMENEKEGFPITALREIKILQLLKHENVVNLIEICRTKASPYNRCKGSIYLVFDFCEHDLAGLLSNAHVKFTLSEIKKVMQMLLNGLYYIHRNKILHRDMKAANVLITRDGVLKLADFGLARAFSLAKNSQPNRYTNRVVTLWYRPPELLLGERDYGPPIDLWGAGCIMAEMWTRSPIMQGNTEQHQLTLISQLCGSITPEVWPNVDKYELYQKMDLPKGQKRKVKDRLKAYVKDPYALDLIDKLLVLDPTQRIDSDDALNHDFFWSDPMPSDLKNMLSTHNQSMFEYLAPPRRRGGHMPQQPANQGRNPAATNQTEFDRVF